A section of the Pleuronectes platessa chromosome 7, fPlePla1.1, whole genome shotgun sequence genome encodes:
- the ctcf gene encoding transcriptional repressor CTCF isoform X2, translating into MDAGPSEGVGEVEVHSQDAMVADLLQQAAEAGGVLDGQAGVILEQGHGEELVAAAQRQLMEAGVGVEDGPGVEMMVMDSLDPTLLQMKTEVIDATVGGSSAGSAHQATVTTVDQTQIITLQVVNMEEQAALGLGELQLVQMPVSATTVEALQQGTFVDTTAMPKDGDPVICHTLPLPEGFQVVKVGANGEVETVEQEEEGGQGHHEEEDEEVGNQLLEEGEDGPIKTPNDDPNWAKDPDYQPPSGILKKTKKGKKSRLRYAEGDKDMDVSVYDFEEEQQEGLLSEVNAEKVVGNMKPPKPTKIKKKGVKKTFQCELCSYTCPRRSNLDRHMKSHTDERPHKCHLCGRAFRTVTLLRNHLNTHTGTRPHKCTDCDMAFVTSGELVRHRRYKHTHEKPFKCSMCDYASVEVSKLKRHIRSHTGERPFQCSLCSYASRDTYKLKRHMRTHSGEKPYECYICHARFTQSGTMKMHILQKHTENVAKFHCPHCDTVIARKSDLGVHLRKQHSFIETGKKCRYCDAVFHERYALIQHQKSHKNEKRFKCDMCDYCCRQERHMVMHRRTHTGEKPYACSQCEKTFRQKQLLDMHFKRYHDPNFIPTAFVCPKCSKTFTRRNTMARHSDNCSGEVEDAENGTPTPKRGRRGRKRKMRSRRDDDDDSEDPVEPDEEEEGEGEEELPLLQEDEDPESMELDQAPAAIPIPAPDEPPVKRKRGRPPKNAPKPPTPIKSVRVAAKTKAAAAIIQVEDESTGAVENLIVKKEEGDTPSATPLEQGVALAVEGVGLEGEGVDTVELAVNEETAAAAANGDLTPEMILSMMDRSHDGAFGVAAQTGDSKNIHAQRKEAACKYFQSNFTSM; encoded by the exons ATGGATGCAGGGCCATCAGAGGGTGTAGGGGAGGTGGAGGTCCACAGCCAGGATGCCATGGTTGCTGACCTCCTCCAGCAAGCTGCAGAGGCCGGGGGCGTGTTAGACGGACAAGCTGGAGTCATCCTTGAACAAG GTCATGGGGAAGAGTTGGTAGCAGCCGCCCAGCGACAGCTAATGGAGGCCGGGGTTGGTGTAGAAGATGGACCAGGTGTTGAAATGATGGTTATGGACTCACTGGACCCCACTTTGCTGCAGATGAAGACTGAG GTGATAGATGCTACAGTGGGGGGGTCATCAGCTGGTTCTGCTCACCAAGCAACTGTCACAACAGTGGACCAGACTCAAATCATCACGCTACAG GTGGTCAACATGGAGGAGCAGGCAGCTTTAGGCCTGGGAGAGCTGCAGCTGGTCCAGATGCCAGTTTCTGCCACCACTGTGGAGGCCCTGCAGCAAGGCACCTTTGTTGACACCACTGCGATGCCAAAGGATGGAGACCCAGTCATTTGCCACACCCTGCCACTTCCGGAGGGCTTCCAG GTAGTTAAGGTTGGTGCTAATGGGGAGGTGGAGACCGTGGagcaagaagaggagggaggacaaggCCAccatgaagaggaagatgaggaggtggGCAACCAGCTGTTGGAAGAAGGGGAAGATGGGCCCATTAAGACTCCAAATGATGACCCCAACTGGGCTAAAGATCCAGACTATCAGCCTCCATCTGGAATTTTGAAAAAGACCAAAAAG GGAAAAAAGAGTCGCCTGCGTTACGCTGAAGGAGATAAGGATATGGACGTCAGTGTCTATGACTTtgaagaagagcagcaggagggcCTTCTGTCTGAGGTCAATGCTGAGAAAGTGGTGGGCAACATGAAACCACCCAAACCTACAAAGATCAAGAAGAAAG GAGTGAAGAAGACATTTCAGTGTGAACTCTGCAGCTACACCTGCCCTCGGCGCTCCAACCTGGACAGACACATGAAGAGCCACACAGATGAGAGACCACATAAATGTCATTTGTGTGGAAGAGCCTTTAGGACTGTCACCTTGCTAAGAAAccatctcaacacacacaccg GAACTCGTCCACACAAGTGCACAGACTGTGATATGGCTTTTGTGACTAGCGGAGAGCTGGTTCGTCATCGtcgctacaaacacacacacgagaaacCCTTCAAATGCTCCATGTGCGACTATGCCAGTGTGGAG GTGAGTAAACTAAAGCGTCACATTCGATCCCACACTGGTGAGCGTCCATTCCAGTGCAGTCTCTGCAGCTACGCCAGTAGAGACACGTACAAGCTGAAGAGACACATGAGGACACACTCGG GAGAGAAACCTTATGAGTGCTACATCTGCCATGCCCGTTTTACCCAGAGTGGAACCATGAAAATGCAcattctgcagaaacacacagaaaacgtGGCAAAATTCCACTGTCCACACTGTGACACGGTTATCGCACGGAAGAGTGACTTGG GTGTCCATCTTCGAAAGCAGCACTCGTTTATTGAGACTGGAAAGAAGTGTCGTTACTGTGATGCAGTCTTTCACGAGCGCTACGCTCTGATCCAGCACCAGAAGTCCCATAAGAACGAGAAAAGGTTCAAATGCGACATGTGTGACTACTGCTGCCGCCAG GAGCGACACATGGTGATGCATCGTCGTACCCACACTGGAGAGAAACCATATGCCTGCAGCCAGTGTGAAAAAACCTTCAGACAGAAGCAGCTGCTGGACATGCACTTCAAACGCTACCACGACCCTAACTTTATCCCCACCGCCTTTGTATGCCCCAAGTGTAGCAAGACCTTCACTCGCAGG AACACCATGGCACGCCACTCTGACAACTGCAGTGGTGAGGTTGAGGACGCTGAGAACGGTACTCCTACcccaaagagagggagaagaggaagaaagagaaagatgaggagcaggagagatgaCGATGATGACAGTG AGGATCCCGTTGAAcccgatgaggaggaagagggtgagggagaggaagaattACCACTGCTACAGGAAGATGAGGACCCAGAAAGCATGGAATTGGACCAGGCCCCCGCTGCCATTCCCATCCCAGCCCCCGACGAGCCACCAGTCAAGAGGAAACGAGGCCGACCCCCTAAGAATGCCCCTAAGCCTCCGACACCTATCAAGTCAGTCAGAGTGGCTGCCAAGACAAAGGCTG CTGCTGCCATCATTCAGGTGGAGGATGAGAGCACTGGAGCGGTGGAGAACCTCATAGTGAAGAAGGAAGAGGGTGACACGCCTTCAGCGACACCGCTGGAGCAGGGAGTGGCCCTGGCAGTGGAGGGGGTGGGGCTGGAGGGGGAAGGGGTGGATACTGTTGAGCTGGCTGTGAATGAAGAAACGGCAGCTGCTGCCGCCAATGGCGATCTTACGCCAGAGATGATCCTGAGCATGATGGACcg CAGCCATGATGGCGCCTTTGGAGTGGCTGCACAAACTGGTGACAGCAAAAATATCCATGCACAAAGAAAGGAAGCTGCATGTAAATACTTCCAAAGTAACTTCACATCCATGTAG
- the ctcf gene encoding transcriptional repressor CTCF isoform X1 — protein MDAGPSEGVGEVEVHSQDAMVADLLQQAAEAGGVLDGQAGVILEQGHGEELVAAAQRQLMEAGVGVEDGPGVEMMVMDSLDPTLLQMKTEVIDATVGGSSAGSAHQATVTTVDQTQIITLQVVNMEEQAALGLGELQLVQMPVSATTVEALQQGTFVDTTAMPKDGDPVICHTLPLPEGFQVVKVGANGEVETVEQEEEGGQGHHEEEDEEVGNQLLEEGEDGPIKTPNDDPNWAKDPDYQPPSGILKKTKKGKKSRLRYAEGDKDMDVSVYDFEEEQQEGLLSEVNAEKVVGNMKPPKPTKIKKKGVKKTFQCELCSYTCPRRSNLDRHMKSHTDERPHKCHLCGRAFRTVTLLRNHLNTHTGTRPHKCTDCDMAFVTSGELVRHRRYKHTHEKPFKCSMCDYASVEVSKLKRHIRSHTGERPFQCSLCSYASRDTYKLKRHMRTHSGEKPYECYICHARFTQSGTMKMHILQKHTENVAKFHCPHCDTVIARKSDLGVHLRKQHSFIETGKKCRYCDAVFHERYALIQHQKSHKNEKRFKCDMCDYCCRQERHMVMHRRTHTGEKPYACSQCEKTFRQKQLLDMHFKRYHDPNFIPTAFVCPKCSKTFTRRNTMARHSDNCSGEVEDAENGTPTPKRGRRGRKRKMRSRRDDDDDSEEDPVEPDEEEEGEGEEELPLLQEDEDPESMELDQAPAAIPIPAPDEPPVKRKRGRPPKNAPKPPTPIKSVRVAAKTKAAAAIIQVEDESTGAVENLIVKKEEGDTPSATPLEQGVALAVEGVGLEGEGVDTVELAVNEETAAAAANGDLTPEMILSMMDRSHDGAFGVAAQTGDSKNIHAQRKEAACKYFQSNFTSM, from the exons ATGGATGCAGGGCCATCAGAGGGTGTAGGGGAGGTGGAGGTCCACAGCCAGGATGCCATGGTTGCTGACCTCCTCCAGCAAGCTGCAGAGGCCGGGGGCGTGTTAGACGGACAAGCTGGAGTCATCCTTGAACAAG GTCATGGGGAAGAGTTGGTAGCAGCCGCCCAGCGACAGCTAATGGAGGCCGGGGTTGGTGTAGAAGATGGACCAGGTGTTGAAATGATGGTTATGGACTCACTGGACCCCACTTTGCTGCAGATGAAGACTGAG GTGATAGATGCTACAGTGGGGGGGTCATCAGCTGGTTCTGCTCACCAAGCAACTGTCACAACAGTGGACCAGACTCAAATCATCACGCTACAG GTGGTCAACATGGAGGAGCAGGCAGCTTTAGGCCTGGGAGAGCTGCAGCTGGTCCAGATGCCAGTTTCTGCCACCACTGTGGAGGCCCTGCAGCAAGGCACCTTTGTTGACACCACTGCGATGCCAAAGGATGGAGACCCAGTCATTTGCCACACCCTGCCACTTCCGGAGGGCTTCCAG GTAGTTAAGGTTGGTGCTAATGGGGAGGTGGAGACCGTGGagcaagaagaggagggaggacaaggCCAccatgaagaggaagatgaggaggtggGCAACCAGCTGTTGGAAGAAGGGGAAGATGGGCCCATTAAGACTCCAAATGATGACCCCAACTGGGCTAAAGATCCAGACTATCAGCCTCCATCTGGAATTTTGAAAAAGACCAAAAAG GGAAAAAAGAGTCGCCTGCGTTACGCTGAAGGAGATAAGGATATGGACGTCAGTGTCTATGACTTtgaagaagagcagcaggagggcCTTCTGTCTGAGGTCAATGCTGAGAAAGTGGTGGGCAACATGAAACCACCCAAACCTACAAAGATCAAGAAGAAAG GAGTGAAGAAGACATTTCAGTGTGAACTCTGCAGCTACACCTGCCCTCGGCGCTCCAACCTGGACAGACACATGAAGAGCCACACAGATGAGAGACCACATAAATGTCATTTGTGTGGAAGAGCCTTTAGGACTGTCACCTTGCTAAGAAAccatctcaacacacacaccg GAACTCGTCCACACAAGTGCACAGACTGTGATATGGCTTTTGTGACTAGCGGAGAGCTGGTTCGTCATCGtcgctacaaacacacacacgagaaacCCTTCAAATGCTCCATGTGCGACTATGCCAGTGTGGAG GTGAGTAAACTAAAGCGTCACATTCGATCCCACACTGGTGAGCGTCCATTCCAGTGCAGTCTCTGCAGCTACGCCAGTAGAGACACGTACAAGCTGAAGAGACACATGAGGACACACTCGG GAGAGAAACCTTATGAGTGCTACATCTGCCATGCCCGTTTTACCCAGAGTGGAACCATGAAAATGCAcattctgcagaaacacacagaaaacgtGGCAAAATTCCACTGTCCACACTGTGACACGGTTATCGCACGGAAGAGTGACTTGG GTGTCCATCTTCGAAAGCAGCACTCGTTTATTGAGACTGGAAAGAAGTGTCGTTACTGTGATGCAGTCTTTCACGAGCGCTACGCTCTGATCCAGCACCAGAAGTCCCATAAGAACGAGAAAAGGTTCAAATGCGACATGTGTGACTACTGCTGCCGCCAG GAGCGACACATGGTGATGCATCGTCGTACCCACACTGGAGAGAAACCATATGCCTGCAGCCAGTGTGAAAAAACCTTCAGACAGAAGCAGCTGCTGGACATGCACTTCAAACGCTACCACGACCCTAACTTTATCCCCACCGCCTTTGTATGCCCCAAGTGTAGCAAGACCTTCACTCGCAGG AACACCATGGCACGCCACTCTGACAACTGCAGTGGTGAGGTTGAGGACGCTGAGAACGGTACTCCTACcccaaagagagggagaagaggaagaaagagaaagatgaggagcaggagagatgaCGATGATGACAGTG AAGAGGATCCCGTTGAAcccgatgaggaggaagagggtgagggagaggaagaattACCACTGCTACAGGAAGATGAGGACCCAGAAAGCATGGAATTGGACCAGGCCCCCGCTGCCATTCCCATCCCAGCCCCCGACGAGCCACCAGTCAAGAGGAAACGAGGCCGACCCCCTAAGAATGCCCCTAAGCCTCCGACACCTATCAAGTCAGTCAGAGTGGCTGCCAAGACAAAGGCTG CTGCTGCCATCATTCAGGTGGAGGATGAGAGCACTGGAGCGGTGGAGAACCTCATAGTGAAGAAGGAAGAGGGTGACACGCCTTCAGCGACACCGCTGGAGCAGGGAGTGGCCCTGGCAGTGGAGGGGGTGGGGCTGGAGGGGGAAGGGGTGGATACTGTTGAGCTGGCTGTGAATGAAGAAACGGCAGCTGCTGCCGCCAATGGCGATCTTACGCCAGAGATGATCCTGAGCATGATGGACcg CAGCCATGATGGCGCCTTTGGAGTGGCTGCACAAACTGGTGACAGCAAAAATATCCATGCACAAAGAAAGGAAGCTGCATGTAAATACTTCCAAAGTAACTTCACATCCATGTAG
- the ctcf gene encoding transcriptional repressor CTCF isoform X3: MGFPPGFTGVVKVGANGEVETVEQEEEGGQGHHEEEDEEVGNQLLEEGEDGPIKTPNDDPNWAKDPDYQPPSGILKKTKKGKKSRLRYAEGDKDMDVSVYDFEEEQQEGLLSEVNAEKVVGNMKPPKPTKIKKKGVKKTFQCELCSYTCPRRSNLDRHMKSHTDERPHKCHLCGRAFRTVTLLRNHLNTHTGTRPHKCTDCDMAFVTSGELVRHRRYKHTHEKPFKCSMCDYASVEVSKLKRHIRSHTGERPFQCSLCSYASRDTYKLKRHMRTHSGEKPYECYICHARFTQSGTMKMHILQKHTENVAKFHCPHCDTVIARKSDLGVHLRKQHSFIETGKKCRYCDAVFHERYALIQHQKSHKNEKRFKCDMCDYCCRQERHMVMHRRTHTGEKPYACSQCEKTFRQKQLLDMHFKRYHDPNFIPTAFVCPKCSKTFTRRNTMARHSDNCSGEVEDAENGTPTPKRGRRGRKRKMRSRRDDDDDSEEDPVEPDEEEEGEGEEELPLLQEDEDPESMELDQAPAAIPIPAPDEPPVKRKRGRPPKNAPKPPTPIKSVRVAAKTKAAAAIIQVEDESTGAVENLIVKKEEGDTPSATPLEQGVALAVEGVGLEGEGVDTVELAVNEETAAAAANGDLTPEMILSMMDRSHDGAFGVAAQTGDSKNIHAQRKEAACKYFQSNFTSM; encoded by the exons ATGGGGTTCCCCCCTGGATTCACCGGA GTAGTTAAGGTTGGTGCTAATGGGGAGGTGGAGACCGTGGagcaagaagaggagggaggacaaggCCAccatgaagaggaagatgaggaggtggGCAACCAGCTGTTGGAAGAAGGGGAAGATGGGCCCATTAAGACTCCAAATGATGACCCCAACTGGGCTAAAGATCCAGACTATCAGCCTCCATCTGGAATTTTGAAAAAGACCAAAAAG GGAAAAAAGAGTCGCCTGCGTTACGCTGAAGGAGATAAGGATATGGACGTCAGTGTCTATGACTTtgaagaagagcagcaggagggcCTTCTGTCTGAGGTCAATGCTGAGAAAGTGGTGGGCAACATGAAACCACCCAAACCTACAAAGATCAAGAAGAAAG GAGTGAAGAAGACATTTCAGTGTGAACTCTGCAGCTACACCTGCCCTCGGCGCTCCAACCTGGACAGACACATGAAGAGCCACACAGATGAGAGACCACATAAATGTCATTTGTGTGGAAGAGCCTTTAGGACTGTCACCTTGCTAAGAAAccatctcaacacacacaccg GAACTCGTCCACACAAGTGCACAGACTGTGATATGGCTTTTGTGACTAGCGGAGAGCTGGTTCGTCATCGtcgctacaaacacacacacgagaaacCCTTCAAATGCTCCATGTGCGACTATGCCAGTGTGGAG GTGAGTAAACTAAAGCGTCACATTCGATCCCACACTGGTGAGCGTCCATTCCAGTGCAGTCTCTGCAGCTACGCCAGTAGAGACACGTACAAGCTGAAGAGACACATGAGGACACACTCGG GAGAGAAACCTTATGAGTGCTACATCTGCCATGCCCGTTTTACCCAGAGTGGAACCATGAAAATGCAcattctgcagaaacacacagaaaacgtGGCAAAATTCCACTGTCCACACTGTGACACGGTTATCGCACGGAAGAGTGACTTGG GTGTCCATCTTCGAAAGCAGCACTCGTTTATTGAGACTGGAAAGAAGTGTCGTTACTGTGATGCAGTCTTTCACGAGCGCTACGCTCTGATCCAGCACCAGAAGTCCCATAAGAACGAGAAAAGGTTCAAATGCGACATGTGTGACTACTGCTGCCGCCAG GAGCGACACATGGTGATGCATCGTCGTACCCACACTGGAGAGAAACCATATGCCTGCAGCCAGTGTGAAAAAACCTTCAGACAGAAGCAGCTGCTGGACATGCACTTCAAACGCTACCACGACCCTAACTTTATCCCCACCGCCTTTGTATGCCCCAAGTGTAGCAAGACCTTCACTCGCAGG AACACCATGGCACGCCACTCTGACAACTGCAGTGGTGAGGTTGAGGACGCTGAGAACGGTACTCCTACcccaaagagagggagaagaggaagaaagagaaagatgaggagcaggagagatgaCGATGATGACAGTG AAGAGGATCCCGTTGAAcccgatgaggaggaagagggtgagggagaggaagaattACCACTGCTACAGGAAGATGAGGACCCAGAAAGCATGGAATTGGACCAGGCCCCCGCTGCCATTCCCATCCCAGCCCCCGACGAGCCACCAGTCAAGAGGAAACGAGGCCGACCCCCTAAGAATGCCCCTAAGCCTCCGACACCTATCAAGTCAGTCAGAGTGGCTGCCAAGACAAAGGCTG CTGCTGCCATCATTCAGGTGGAGGATGAGAGCACTGGAGCGGTGGAGAACCTCATAGTGAAGAAGGAAGAGGGTGACACGCCTTCAGCGACACCGCTGGAGCAGGGAGTGGCCCTGGCAGTGGAGGGGGTGGGGCTGGAGGGGGAAGGGGTGGATACTGTTGAGCTGGCTGTGAATGAAGAAACGGCAGCTGCTGCCGCCAATGGCGATCTTACGCCAGAGATGATCCTGAGCATGATGGACcg CAGCCATGATGGCGCCTTTGGAGTGGCTGCACAAACTGGTGACAGCAAAAATATCCATGCACAAAGAAAGGAAGCTGCATGTAAATACTTCCAAAGTAACTTCACATCCATGTAG